One window of the Lodderomyces elongisporus chromosome 6, complete sequence genome contains the following:
- the AUR1 gene encoding Phosphatidylinositol:ceramide phosphoinositol transferase (IPC synthase) codes for MTRSNSPVHKPYNLFYRYFLSEKSPTSTLPDLVTDTNIRTSIQQLRHHKWTRGEMFHYGFLTSTLVFVFAIYPASIIYKLPVIIALLTILSVPMTSQFFLPALPILTWLAFYFTCAKIPHDWKPVISVKVLPAMETILYSDDLSNVLAKGHNTPLDILAWLPYGLFHFGAPFVVAAIIFLFAPPTTLRSFGFAFGYMNLIGVIIQMSFPSAPPWYKNKYGLNPANYSMSGSPGGLGRIDELLGFDMYTTGFSTSPVIFGAFPSLHSGCCIMEVLFMTYLFPQLKWLWFFYASWLWWSTMYLTHHYFVDLIGGAILSLIFFIFVKYKYLPKVNGRNRWSYNSLEYNEIPNL; via the coding sequence ATGACACGGTCCAATTCGCCGGTCCATAAGCCGTATAACTTATTCTATCGCTACTTTCTACTGGAAAAATCACCAACCTCCACATTACCAGACTTGGTAACTGATACAAATATTAGAACTTCAATACAACAGCTACGCCATCACAAATGGACTAGAGGTGAGATGTTTCACTATGGCTTTTTGACATCGACTCtagtgtttgtgtttgccATATACCCTGCATCCATAATCTATAAATTACCCGTAATAATTGCATTATTGACCATTCTTTCCGTACCCATGACCTCGCAATTCTTCCTTCCTGCATTACCTATCTTGACATGGCTTGCATTCTACTTCACATGTGCCAAAATTCCTCACGATTGGAAACCTGTTATCTCCGTTAAGGTGCTACCAGCAATGGAAACAATATTGTATAGCGACGACTTATCCAACGTCTTGGCCAAAGGTCACAACACTCCCTTGGACATCTTGGCTTGGTTGCCCTATGGTCTATTCCACTTTGGCGCACCATTTGTGGTTGCAGCCATAATCTTTTTATTCGCGCCACCAACAACCTTGAGATCCTTTGGATTTGCATTTGGATACATGAATTTGATTGGTGTGATCATCCAAATGTCCTTCCCTTCAGCACCACCTTGGTACAAGAATAAATACGGCTTGAACCCAGCCAACTACTCCATGAGTGGTTCACCAGGTGGATTAGGAAGAATCGACGAGTTGTTGGGCTTTGACATGTACACTACCGGATTCAGCACGTCGCCGGTGATATTTGGAGCATTCCCATCATTACACTCAGGATGTTGTATTATGGAGGTCTTGTTTATGACATATCTTTTTCCACAACTCAAATGGCTTTGGTTTTTCTACGCCTCATGGCTATGGTGGAGTACAATGTACTTGACTCATCATTATTTCGTAGACTTGATTGGAGGTGCAATATTATCATTGatatttttcatctttgtcAAGTATAAGTACTTGCCTAAAGTCAACGGCAGAAACAGATGGTCATACAATTCATTAGAATATAATGAGATTCCGAATTTATAG